From the genome of Cytobacillus firmus, one region includes:
- a CDS encoding ABC transporter substrate-binding protein, with product MKRFALLLLSLILMAGIMAGCSSSSSSGDEKPKDDSKNGDEVVTLNMFQFKVEIADQLQEMISEFEKEHPNIKIKLESVGGGADYGAALKAKFASGEQPDIFNNGGFKELELWKEHLADLSNEPWAEHVLPIGKVPTTDTDGKLYGMPVNLEGYGFIYNKDLFKEAGITEPPNTISELKDAAKKLKDKGITSFSAGYGEWWVIGQHLLNIPFAQQEDPVAFIEGLYSGSEKLTGNDKFKEFKEVLDTEINFGNDNPLTTDYNTQVTLFASGKTAMLQQGNWTENMILEIDPDINMGFLPIPLTDDEAKADRLPVGVPNNWVLNKNSEHLEEAKLFLNWMVSSETGKRYITEEFAFIPAFDNIEPTGLGPLGKHILEYSKEEKTIPWTWFRWPDGANKEFAATIQEYAAGKIDYDTVVERFQASWDNLK from the coding sequence ATGAAACGCTTTGCTCTATTACTGCTGTCATTGATTCTGATGGCCGGCATTATGGCGGGCTGTTCTTCTTCCAGCTCTTCAGGGGATGAAAAGCCAAAGGATGATTCAAAAAATGGTGATGAAGTGGTAACACTGAACATGTTCCAATTTAAAGTGGAGATTGCCGATCAGCTTCAGGAAATGATTAGCGAATTCGAAAAAGAGCATCCAAATATTAAAATTAAGCTTGAGTCTGTCGGAGGCGGAGCTGATTATGGTGCCGCATTAAAAGCGAAGTTTGCTTCCGGAGAACAGCCTGACATTTTTAATAATGGCGGATTTAAGGAACTGGAGCTTTGGAAAGAGCATCTTGCTGACCTTTCAAATGAGCCGTGGGCAGAGCATGTACTTCCAATTGGAAAGGTGCCAACGACCGATACAGATGGCAAGCTTTATGGAATGCCGGTAAACCTGGAAGGATACGGGTTTATTTATAACAAGGATTTATTTAAAGAAGCGGGAATTACTGAACCGCCTAATACGATTTCTGAATTGAAGGATGCTGCTAAAAAGCTCAAAGATAAAGGAATTACCTCTTTCTCTGCCGGTTACGGTGAGTGGTGGGTCATTGGACAGCATTTGTTAAACATTCCATTTGCACAGCAGGAGGATCCTGTTGCATTTATTGAAGGCTTATACAGCGGATCTGAAAAGTTAACCGGCAATGATAAATTTAAAGAATTCAAAGAAGTTCTTGATACTGAAATTAACTTCGGAAATGACAATCCGTTAACAACTGATTACAATACGCAAGTCACACTATTTGCTTCCGGCAAAACAGCTATGCTTCAGCAGGGGAACTGGACAGAGAACATGATTCTTGAAATTGACCCTGACATTAATATGGGATTCCTCCCGATTCCTCTGACTGATGATGAAGCTAAGGCAGACCGTTTACCGGTAGGCGTACCGAACAACTGGGTTCTTAACAAAAACTCTGAGCATCTTGAAGAAGCCAAGTTATTCCTTAACTGGATGGTTTCATCTGAAACAGGCAAACGTTATATCACAGAAGAGTTTGCTTTCATTCCAGCCTTTGACAATATTGAGCCAACAGGTTTAGGGCCACTTGGAAAGCATATTCTTGAGTATTCTAAGGAAGAGAAAACGATTCCTTGGACATGGTTCAGATGGCCGGATGGTGCAAATAAAGAGTTTGCAGCAACAATCCAGGAATATGCTGCCGGAAAGATTGATTATGATACGGTTGTTGAACGCTTCCAGGCATCCTGGGATAACTTGAAATAA